The sequence TGTACCATGCTTAAAACCATGGCTTTGATCTTCTCCATTTCCCCAATGAGTTGTGCACCAACATTTTCACTTGCATCAGCCTCTACTTCTAAATAACCCTCATTCTCTATTTCATACACATATATAGTACTACCCATATCATTTGTGACTAGCAGGTACTTCTGATCCTTACTTAAACAAAGACCCATTGGCCTTATTAACTCCTCCTGCACATCAAAGGTATATGATTTTGAACCATCACATGACATCAGGCCAATCTTATCAGCTTCATAATCGGCATAATATACATTTCCTTTATCATCTGTTTCTACAGCTTCCACTTGCTCCATTGTATCATCAGTATAAATAAAGCTGTCACTTTCATCTTCTTGCATGTCTGGAAATGTTTTGAAGTATATAATGTCAccacatgaaaaataaaatccttTTTTGTTTACATGGACATAACTTGAGCTGTCAAGCCCTGGTAATTCTTCAACTTTCATGCATAACGTTCCTTTTAAACGGTCATAACATTCAATTGCCTTTTCCTGTCTTACAACAAGGAACTTTTCATTCAGTGAAATACCTCCCGAGTTCGTGTTTATAGGAAACTTTTGATCAATCATGAGTGTATTTTCGTTTAAGAATTCTATGGTTCCATCCTCATCATTAAGTAAAGCAATATAGCCATGTCCATCAGAAGCTAAATCATATGGTGAATATTGAAGCTGGAGTGTCATTAACTTTCTACTGTCAATAGTGTACACCTCaatgcattttgaaaaaaaatctgatacaAAAATGTATCCATTGCTAGAAAAGCATGCTTCATTGTTTCGTTTTTCCTTTTTGATTTCAGATATTAATTTTAACTTGACACTAGGCAGCAGATTACAGGttaatgtgaattcacattgTTGGCTGATTGTTGACACCATACAGTTTTCTAAGGCATTATCGATGTTGTCTAGTTCTTTACTAACAGTTGATGTTAGATGTGAATGAAAGTAGTTGTTAGTGAAATGATTTGTAAACTTGGTATGCAAAGGAGATTTTTTACCAAGTTCCTTCATCGTTGCCATTATCTGAACATTTGATGCCTTTTCAAAAACGGTTGTAAAAATGCTCAATTCATTGTCAATGGCAGCGATTCTATCATCTAATTCTTTAACCTTTGTGCTATATTTCCTCTCACTGTTTTCTGAAAACTGTGTTAATTCAGCAGTCAGTTTGTCAGAAATAATATCAACCTTGTTCTTGATATCTTGTCTGAAGTCATTTAGCTCTTCAACAATAGAAAGAACTTGATCTTCAAACTTTTTGGAATCCTCAATGTACCTTTCTCTTAATATTTTGAGTTTCTGTTTACTGCATACTAAGGTTTCTTTTATATTCTTTGGTAAGTCTGATTGACAAATATCTTTTGCAGCAATCTCTATTGTTTTAACAGTAGCACATCTCCTATGATACACTGATACACACAATGAACAGCATTCTATTTCATGATCACAACAGTACAATTTAAGCATTTCTCCAGGATGCCAATTACAGCATTGTTTGGAATTTTACAGTTCATCCCTTGAAAGCTCAGTAAACAGATGTATATTATGTGTAGCTGTTAATTTGTTAGCATGGTGATATTTAGTGCACATTTCACATAAGAGGTCTCCACAatctttacaaaaattattAGCCTCAGACTTTTCTCCAAGTCGTTCACAAGAAAAACACGTTTTGCTTGAGCTCTcaaattgttttctttctaGGAGTTCAACAATGAGAAAGTTTAAAGGAAGTGCTTGTACCCATTTTTCAGGAGAaactaaaaatgtttttgagGTTCCTTTCTGTTTTGGATAATTTAATACTGAACGACAAACTGGACATTCTAATGTCTGCTGATTACCAGATGAAGCTGTGAAGTGTTTACAATAGGCTACAATGCATGTTTCACAAAACGAATGCAGGCAAGGCAAACACTTTGGAACTGTCATTTGTTCTAAACATATGGGACATGTTGTCAGATCCGCGTTTGAAATTTCTGGATTTATAGAAGCCATGGTAAAGTGTTTCCAATCCGCCAGTCACTGTTAACGTTACTATGATGGGTCTTGGGTTTGGCTTTGctaaaatggaaaacaaaaagcaatgaacaaaatgaaacaaaatggagtgaacaaaattaaataaaagcaaacaaaactgaatataatatatttgatagACTTAATACTACAAATAAATGAGGGAATGTGTTCATGGCACACCGGTGATGCTCCTGCTTGAATATAttgttataaagggacataacacaagaactgtaaaattgattccttcaaatttgtacttttactgagttttgtgataataaacattgtgtatatgtcataacatttagttgaggcaaacttaagtgaGATCatcatcaaaatttaaaaatcaagcAAATTTTCCCTTCAATAAATGGCATAAActcttaaccctttcctccatattgacgccttttgacgccaccccccttactccataatgacgcctttttacacctgtgtagtacctcagttgaaacactttgacgacaaagtgtctgcagttgacttaataaaatttgtatccaatattaAAAGGCATATCATAGGAATATCCgactgaaatttatttgatgaaatagttgttttttgaaatcCCATAATACTTTAAAGTATATGTTcagcattttattaaaaaaatcctatgcgaatcaagtatgcataaaaaaaaatatcaatggaggaaagggttaattaACTAGTAAAATTTATGccacaaaattataatttgatctggtttttttgtggttttaagtATTGTGTAAAGAAACC is a genomic window of Mytilus trossulus isolate FHL-02 chromosome 1, PNRI_Mtr1.1.1.hap1, whole genome shotgun sequence containing:
- the LOC134695725 gene encoding E3 ubiquitin-protein ligase TRIM56-like — translated: MASINPEISNADLTTCPICLEQMTVPKCLPCLHSFCETCIVAYCKHFTASSGNQQTLECPVCRSVLNYPKQKGTSKTFLVSPEKWVQALPLNFLIVELLERKQFESSSKTCFSCERLGEKSEANNFCKDCGDLLCEMCTKYHHANKLTATHNIHLFTELSRDEL
- the LOC134695654 gene encoding uncharacterized protein LOC134695654, which gives rise to MLKLYCCDHEIECCSLCVSVYHRRCATVKTIEIAAKDICQSDLPKNIKETLVCSKQKLKILRERYIEDSKKFEDQVLSIVEELNDFRQDIKNKVDIISDKLTAELTQFSENSERKYSTKVKELDDRIAAIDNELSIFTTVFEKASNVQIMATMKELGKKSPLHTKFTNHFTNNYFHSHLTSTVSKELDNIDNALENCMVSTISQQCEFTLTCNLLPSVKLKLISEIKKEKRNNEACFSSNGYIFVSDFFSKCIEVYTIDSRKLMTLQLQYSPYDLASDGHGYIALLNDEDGTIEFLNENTLMIDQKFPINTNSGGISLNEKFLVVRQEKAIECYDRLKGTLCMKVEELPGLDSSSYVHVNKKGFYFSCGDIIYFKTFPDMQEDESDSFIYTDDTMEQVEAVETDDKGNVYYADYEADKIGLMSCDGSKSYTFDVQEELIRPMGLCLSKDQKYLLVTNDMGSTIYVYEIENEGYLEVEADASENVGAQLIGEMEKIKAMVLSMVHMVQVPVHGN